In Stomoxys calcitrans chromosome 2, idStoCalc2.1, whole genome shotgun sequence, the following proteins share a genomic window:
- the LOC106090582 gene encoding LOW QUALITY PROTEIN: small ribosomal subunit protein uS17 (The sequence of the model RefSeq protein was modified relative to this genomic sequence to represent the inferred CDS: inserted 2 bases in 1 codon): MVDQQTEEAFQKQFGINRKVKPGVVKKKFLRRHRDIGLGFKTPRKAIDGSYIDKKCPFTRNVSICGRILTGAVHKTKMQSTXHRNMSVHCSLCFRDVEIGDIVTIGECRPLSKIVRFNVLEVSKGQGSKKNFKMF; encoded by the exons ATGGTTGATCAGCAGACTGAGGAAGCCTTCCAAAAACAGTTCGGCATTAACAGAAAG gTTAAGCCTGGTGTTGTCAAAAAGAAGTTCTTGCGCCGCCACCGTGACATCGGTTTGGGTTTTAAAACTCCCCGTAAGGCCATTGATGGTAGCTACATTGACAAGAAATGCCCTTTCACTCGTAATGTAAGCATCTGTGGTCGCATCTTAACGGGTGCTGTACATAAGACTAAAATGCAGAGTAC TCACAGAAACATGAGCGTTCATTGTTCCCTCTGCTTCAGAGATGTTGAAATTGGTGATATTGTTACCATTGGAGAATGCCGTCCCTTGTCTAAAATTGTTCGCTTCAACGTATTGGAAGTCAGCAAGGGTCAAGGTTCGAAGAAAAActtcaaaatgttttaa